In Lolium rigidum isolate FL_2022 chromosome 3, APGP_CSIRO_Lrig_0.1, whole genome shotgun sequence, the genomic window ACTGCCTCGGCAGATTTCTTTAAATGTCAGAAGAAACCATGCATCTTTCTGTGCAGCCCAACTGAAGAAACATGGCACTGCAGACACTTGAATGGATTTCTGCTCCAAATGGGAATGGCAGCAAATTTTGGAACATATACAAACTAGTTACAAGTTGTATCCAGTGTTTTGTGATCACCATTTTTTTAATACAGCAGATAAGCACTGGTTCTCTAAGTGAGGTTTCATAGGAGTATGTGATATGATTCCTGTGAGATTTCCTGGCCAGTTGTGCGGGTGCCTAGAGATGATATGATTCAATCTTAACCAACAGTTACCATGTACAAGTATATATCCATATACAATCTAATAAGTGTAACAATCATCTCGAGGAacaaatgtactccctccatccataaagaGGATGTCGGAATtctgtctaaattcggatgtaccatatacactaaagagtgtattgatacatctaaatttacacAAACATGCGACATCCttctatggacagaggtagtaattTGTAACAACAATGGAATTTTGTCAACATCTGAAATGATCTGCATACGAAAAGGACGCGTCTAGCCAGCAAATGCTTGCTCGTTAGTCGCTTCCAGCCCTCGGTCCGAAAATAGAAAGTCCTGCCCAGCCCAGATCATTGGATATATTTGAAAGTCCCAGGACAATTTTGCCGAAGGAAAAAAACCCATATGGCTGCTTAGTTAGATTCACATGTCCCCTAGTGCATGGGACACTATAAATGAAAGCAAAAGTGGGCACAAAGGATCCTTTTCAACAAAAAATATAACCAGGCCTAAAAAGAGAGAGATTGAGAACACTTTCCAGGTTTCACACATATTAAAGGTTCACACAAAATGTACTGGATAAAATGAGGAAGTATATTCAAACGACCACTTGCTGCAACCACTAGTAGtgtgaaaaaaaaaacactagcAACTGTCTTAGCTACAGTTTAAAGAACAGAGGAATGGGACCCGGCCTGGTTGCCGTTTCATTTGTAGATAGTGCAAACATAGGTTGAAATTTCTCCGTAAGTTGATGATGCCAACCCACTGGTAATGGCTTCGTTGCCGCATACACACCTGAAAAATTGCAACAATAGAAAGTAAGGCAAACAATTTGATTTGGTTTGCAAGTAAGTGCATAAAAATCCTACTTTACTATGTTGATTTGGTTTGACAGAAACAACTTAGCTATTTCACAAAAATAACTTAATATATGTACTGAAACTAAATTAACTGCTGTAAAAAACAAACTTAGTAGAATGGAACAACAACTTAACTATGTTGATAGAAACAACTTAGCTAGCCCTCGAAAAACAACTTAATATATGTACTGAAACTCAATTAACTTCTGCAAAAGCAAACTTAATAGGATGGGGATAGCAACTTAACATTGTTACAAAAGCAACTCAAACATATGTAGCGAAACTGAAGCAAATTGAATAGGATGGGGATAGCAACTTAACTATGTTTGACAAACAACACACCTTCTTATACATTAATGTGCAGTTGCGAAAACTAGTGAGTAAAAACTAATTTAACTAATGATGCATACGTGGTGATAAAATAGTGACAATGAAAACATGCCCATCATGGTTTGCACAAACAAAAACCACCGCATAAATGGTGGAACCAACGGACTATAAGGCAAAGGAACCACAATATGGTATGGTGAAAAAGCAACTTAAGTGTGTTGTCTCATCAACTTAATTGAGTGCAGGAAGCAAAATTAGATATGGGACAAAAACTTAGTATATGTAATCAACTTAGTTAAAAAATGCTGCAAGTAACATGATTATGTAGACAAAAACAATTTAACTGTGTTGCAAAATCAACTCAATTAAATGCTGAAAGCAATTAACTGAAGTGACAAACTCCATCAGTTCTAAAGGACAGTGCATAAAACATCAACTACGATCTACCTACAACCAATAAATCAAAACAAACAAGTGCAGTAAAATTTAATTAATACTAGCCAAAATCAACAAAAAACTGGGAAAAAGGTAAAAAAGCAAAACAACTCCTGTAGACATCGGCAATCAATACATaacttagcaaaacaaaatagaattaCGGTCAGGTTGGAGTGAACCTATTTTGACGCAAAACAACACTGTGATATCTTACAACCTGTAGCATAAAAGAGGGTACACCTAGTGAATGCACAAGTAACAGATTTTCATTAGACTTcatgtactaattcaattaacataaCCTGGACTTTTAAGGTTGAAAACAAAATAGGAAGGGGCAGATTCTAGCAATGGTCCATGAAAGGTTGAACTAGCGGGATGATGTAGAAATATCAGCATTTTACCCCAAGCCAGCACGCTGGAATTTGATGCTACCCAAACGCTAGAACACCTCCTAAAGCTGAAGATCGCACATGTGCCGAGTGCATGGAGATGGGTGCTGGTCAGGAACACAGGATTGCTTAAGCGCTGCAACCTGATTCTCCTCCATGTCAACAAGCATCGCCATCAAGATTGTAGACCTACAGCTACAGACCTTGGGTGCGGCCTACATCTGGCTGCAGATCAGGATGGAGAAAAACAACAAGCGGGAAGTCGGACAGAGGAAGGCATCGCTGGGGAACATCAAGGCGGAGATGAGACAGTGGGCACGAGCGCGAGCACGCAGGGAAGCAAATATAGGAGAGGCTCGCGGAGTCGTGGTGAGCCAAGGCGAGCTCCTCGCATCCGGCGACGAGCTTCATTGGGATCCATGGCCGCAGCGGGGACGGAGGAGATCGAGGGAGAGAGAAAGGGGATCGGCTGCGGGTGGGTGGGGGGCGTCGGGGAGAGTGTATGAGGTGGGAAAGATGCGCCGGAGTTGGGGGAGACACGCCGGTGGTGGCGTAGGTGGAGTCCTGCGGCGGATGGGCTGCCGGCGGCGTTTGGATCAGGAGCTTAGGAGATTGCTCGGGACAGAAGGGGACGCAAGAGGGAGAGAAgagtggaggaggaggctgtCGCTTTCCTAGTTTCCTCGCTGTCGGAACAACCGTGGTCGCACACCTTCATCAGGGTCCATCGGACGGACGGAAATCGTGTGCTCGTGCCAACAAACGAGCCATCGTGCACTTTTTAGCATTTGGGTAAGAAAATGTGAGCTTGACCTTCCTAGGATATATTGTTTTTACATTTATTTTATTAACGTTTCATGATGGTTAACAAAGTCATAAATGTGCTCCAAATCTCCCCTGGCTGAAAAGAGAGCTGCCAAGCACAACTATGCAAAAAAGATACAACCGAACCTTAGTAGAATTATAGGTTGGGAAAGCTGAACTTCCCTTCATTAGGTACCAATATAGCATCTTGTTACATTAGGAACCTAGATAGACTACGGCACACGTTGGGCATGTTCTTCTGGAAAGAGTACATATACAGACTGCCGACTGCACTGATGCAATGCGACAAAATCGTGGGTACTGCAGCAGCAGCCAGTACTTCACCTGGAGAAAACAAAATTGCCAACCAGTTACTAATTACAAATACAGAAAAAACCTAATAGTAGTAAAACCTATGCAGCACACATGGTTGAAAACAGTTTGTTAACATGTCTTTGCAAAGTCGTAAAATATAACAGATATCACCTTCCTGGCTATATCTCCTAGGATTACCTATGACAACAAACTAAATCCTTGAACCAGACATTGCAACTTATTTgaatcaaggaaaaaaatagctggCTATAGCTTCGCTATAGCACCGCTATAGCTTCTGGGACAGCCTTCCGCTACGCTAAGCCTGTTTCGTCCGCTATGGACGCTAAGTCCGCTAAGGTGCCGCTAATTACCGCTAAAGAGTATAGCCGCTAGAGGAGCTATAGCAACAAAATTGCTCCATCACACTAGAACTTGAAGCCTAATGCATGTTTTCATTGGCCGAAAACCAAGCCCTCGATGCATAGTCAATTGCTTCCATCAATAACCTAGCCATTCCTCTCATTTTCGCTCGGTAGCTAGCGAAGGATTGAATCCTGATGCAGCTAGAGCAATCCACAATCTCTATCACCAAGCCGGTTGTCCTCCACGGCTTCTACGCCCAGGCCATGACAACGGTGGCTAGGGAGACATGGGCTGAATTGAGACGACTAAAAACACCGTGATGTCTCATACTGAAACTCAAGATGGATTGTCGCAACTCCTATATCCTCTACTCTTTGTTCCTCGGTGTATTGGTTCAGATGCCAGACAGTAGAACCACAAAATTAATTTGTATACAGAAGCTTGTTTGTCTATTCAAGAACTAGAACTGCTACATCGAAGCTTGCTTCTCTATCCTTTCCTCTTTGTACTGTACTTCTATACGTGGAACAGATGCAACCTTCCTATTCAATTTCATTCAACCCCTTGTCATTTTTTAGAAATAAGGATCGTAGATAGAATTGGCGTATCTAGTTTAGGTCCATAGCAGATTATAAGAAATGCAATAGTCTTGGAGATGAAGAAAAATATTATATTTCATAATGCATGCTGAGATTCTATGTTTATGCGACATATATTACTTTTGTTAGGGAAAACCGCTAAATGGTTTAGCTTCCGCTATTGCGCCGCTATAGCTTCTGTAGCTTCTAGACGAGATATCCGCTAAATCAAATAgcccgctatttttttccttgatttgAATGCTAATAATATTTTGCTGTCAGCTTGCGACTCTGAAATAGCTGAACCAAGGGAAAAGTCTAGGCATGGCCACATAGGCACAATCAGGTAATATAAGCATCAACACCATATGTAACATATCAATATCATTTACGACCCAAAAGGGAAAGTCATTTTGCCTAGCGACACCATCGTTTCAATTGTTCCAATAGTTTGTGGGCGCATGCTGCCCACGTTGGCAGCCAGATAGCTATGTTTGatacaaaaaaataaaacaacCAAAAATTTCGCAAACTATGCACAAGATGTTCTTACCTGTTGAACAATTCTAGAACCTCAGCACATGAGACCGGAAATCATTCTATGCATCGTGCAATATTTCAACTCCTTTACATCCAGCAGGAATGGCTAGGTCTAGAAGCATAAGAAGTCGGGCAATTAATAAAAGATACTAGGAAAAGATATATAGATAAGAGAATGCAATAGTGAGTCGGTTACATAGATGAATTGACAAATATAACTTGAAAAAACCCTCTTTTTTATATACGTCCTATAACCCACTTTTGATACTAAAATTTAATTCGCAAATATTTTTAAATGCCAAGACCATTTATGAAAATGGTAAAATTTAGCTATTTCATAATGAAAGTTTTAGCTGATAAGGAAAAAAGACTGTTTAGATTTTTTTTCCCACGTACAAGCAGACAAAACTGTAACATGCCTGAACTGATAAATTCTAGCAACAAAAGTGATTTTGGTGTTCAGCTTTAAGTACATCTAGCCTATTAGAGACGAGAAATtgaatttatttttgtgtggTGCAAGTTTGCAGCAGGGGTCTTCAACAAGTGACAAAAGAACTATTATTTCAGAAAGTATAGATTCAGGGAAAGTTGTTATTATGGAGATAACATTAATATCAATACAAAAACAGATAGTACTAGATAAAATAATATAACTAACTTTGAGGATCCAAACACGCCAACTGAGTTACTCATTTGAGATTTCATTTGTTACCTCTGAAGAGTGAAGACATAAAAAAAATGGGTACAAGTGTGTCACAGTATATACCTAAGTTTAAGTTGCTAGTGAACACTTGAGAAGCACAGGAAAAGTATTCCATCAACCATGTCTAGAACATCACTGGATCTAGTAACTAACACAATACAAGGAGTAAGGATGAGCAATCACCTGGTGTATAGAAACTTGCAAAAGGATGACACTTGATAGGATAACGGCTTTCATAAAGTTTTCTGAACTGCGTGGACATAGGTTGAACCATGTAGACATTGCCATCTACAAAAACAATGATTGCACGGTTATCCTCATCATACCCCAGTATTTCCATCTTTCTCATTGATCCCTCAATCTGAAGAGGGAGCCCAAGAAGGGTATGCACTTCAAAGGTGTTGTGCAGCAACCATGTAGTACCACCATGACAACTGACCCACCTCTGCCACACCTCGAATCTACCGTGGGAAAATATAGCGAGACCGAGAGCATCATCCTCTGCCCTGATTATTTGATGTCTGAGGGAGCCATTAAGACATGGAGGCCCCTTGATCACAGCTAGGCTCTGCCTATCCAAATCAAACTCAACTATGTCGTCTGCCAAATAATCCAAATGCAAAACATTTCTGTTCGGAATCACACTCTTAGAGGACCAGTAAAGAGCGTTACCAATAAGGATTCCAGGATTAACCTCATCAAGCTCACATCGATCCATCGTTGAGATAAGGTTGCCCCAAACGGCAGTCTCCGAAGAGTATACACAAGCCATGGGTGATGTATCGCCGTAGTCATGTTCGTCATCATACTCATCTTTGTCTCCGCCTCGCGAGAGGGACATCAAGACCACGTTGAAGGGGCTCGAGTGGCAGCTGCCGTGCACGTGGCCCTGGTCCACGGCAGCGCAGAGCACAGCCCCATagatgtagaatcctctgaacgctGGTGGAACGTCAAGGCGGTGGTGCTCGCCGGTGATGGGGTCGCACACAATGACCTTATTGCGCTTATCATCCAACAAtaggacgcggccgtggcggcaCCCGAGCAGACCGAGACGGATCCCACTGCGGCGGTCAATTTGATATTGCAGGTCGAAGCGCTCCGGAGGAATGCGGTCTGGAGGGTCTAAGGTGGATCTGAACTTGATGCCCCAGATGTGGGGCTCGAAGACGCCGAGGAGGGGCGGTTTCCCTTGGTGGgcgcggaagcggcggaggaacCGGGGCTCGGTGACGAGGCCTCGCCAGTGCTCGCAGACCGCGGAGGCGCGTAGCAGGGAGGATGgctgcggcgggaggcggaggaggatctcacagAGCATGTCCTCGTGAAGCGGCAGGGATTCAGGATCCGCCGGCGATTTGCCGCGGCAGCGACGGCCGCGGCGGGTCATTCCGACGCCATTCCCGCTCGCGTGGATCTGAGGATGGaggcgcgggctccggcggagggGCATCCCGGAGACCTCCTCACTGGTGCCGATCTGGGGATGGAGGCGCGGGCTGCGACGGCGGGTCATCTCCTCGCCGCCGACCGTGGTTCGTTCGTGGGTGGACGACTGCACTGAGAGTGAGGAACGGATGTTACTAATCTAAAACGAGACTGAAATTCTCAATCAGTCCGAAGTCCGAACACTGAATACTTCACCATTCCAATCTGCCACTGCCCCCATTGGTACAGGTAAAGATGTCCACCGGACAATTAGAAATCTACTGTGTATTATTATGTCCGTTGCAAAAGAACTGTCTTAATTAGTTTTGTATATCTGTAAGTATTCTAGTTGTACATACTTCTATCTCTAAGAAACGCTGAGAAAGTTATTTTAGGAGTAATCCTACATCTACGGATGGATTGTTACAAAATCACACTTACGGGCATACGTGGCATGAAGTTGGGCAGGTTACATTCCTCAGATCACGGAAAGGAGAATCACCCGCACCAACCCTGGGCATCCACATCATCCCGTAAGACAATTCCGTAGAATTTTTTTTGTAAGTCTATCATTTCCGTTATTTTAGAATGGAGGGGGTGGGGTCGCTCGGTTTGACATgtgaaatactccctccggtcggattagATTGACACTGGCTTGTGCACAAAATACACATGGAACTGGTAGTATCCGGTGTCGATTAATTCCGACCGGAGGTAGTAGCTCTTAATCATACTCATCGGGTAAGCAACATATTGTTATCTCCATTTTGGAATTTTGCAACTCGGAACTTGCCAGTAGAACGAGTGCCTTCTAAAAGTCGTGCCATTTGGTTATTTTTGGCCTCATTGCTCCGTTGTGTTCAGGCATAATGTTTCCAACACGCAGCTGGGTATAAAACACTTGTACCTACCAGCTGTTCAAACATCAGTTTGCTTGCACTATAGATTCACCAAATTGCATGAGTTACGATTAGGATGACAAGTACAAGTTGTGGCAACTGAATTCCCAATGCTTCCCATGCCCATTGGCATACCTAGTAAGTACAACCCGATGCATGGTGAGGTTTTTGCTACAAAATTTGTGCAAAAATGTTCTCGTGAGAGCTTATTTATATCATCTTATGGATGGGCGTATTTACATGGGCCTTCAATGCGGAAATGAGCATTGCTGGCGGCCATCAAAGTTTAAAGTGGATTCATATTTAAGATTGGAGTAGCATATACGAAACCTTCACTTGAAGAAGCTTAAGAAAGATGCAAGAGAaaacgagaagaagaaaaaaatttaATCACCACCTCAACTTAGGTTTCCAAGTGGGAAGAGAGCCCATCCTCTTGCCCCTGTGAGGCGACAGGAGGGGGAAAACCCTTGCCGCTAGTCGCCGCCCCTCcccacctctctccctcctcccctGCAGCCCTGGGCACAACCTGGCAAAGTCGGGCCGGCACAGGCGGCCGCGGAGGCCTCCTCATCCCCTGGCATAGAGGATCGGCGTGAGTCGTCTTCTCTGAGCCAGGGTTTGGTGCAGCCAGGTACCATGGCGTGGTGGCTCCACTGCCACGTCTGAAGAAGCTGCGACGGATCGACGCGGTGGCCTACACTTTGGAGGGGCGGTGGCTTCGGTCCCGATCTCTTGGTCGCAAGGAATGGATGGCGCGGGCTGCGGGATCATTGATCGGTTCGGCGCCAGTGGTCTGAGGCAGCATCATGTTTTGATCAGTCGGGTACAAATTTGTGTGGCTGCCGGTGGAAGTTGAGATTGATGATGGTAACGCCTCTTGGCAAGTTGGCATCGtttttcttgttgaaggcatcattTTTGCATCCCCATTTTTGTGTTGGGGTAATCGGGGAAACCCGTTGACGACACTTTGGTGTCGTTATCCGTGCTGGGGCATCGTCTTTGGAGCACTATCTGGCGGAAGTGATCTGGAGGTGGATCGGTGTTTCTCCTATCACACCAACGATGACGAGTTTCAGTGGCATGGCGCGGCGGGGTGTCGGCGTAAGTTGCGTGATGGTGGACCCGCGCAGGGCGGGAGCACTTGTTTGGCACCATGGAGGCATTTATGGTAGGTCTGTTGAGGGCTTTGCAGATCTCAGCGCTCAGTGGTTTAACGGCTAGGATGGCTCTTGTTGTGGATATGTCAACTAGGTATACCACGGCGGAACAAATTCTTCCACCCACTCTAGATATATCCTTAGGCCTCACTGATTTATGAAATAGATGGGTTTCAGGATGCCATCATGTTTTTTTGGTTTATCATTTGGTATTTAACGTATAATGTCGTTGTGTGCTCCAGGTTGTAAATATTCCTCCGCAATTACATGTTGCTGATCTAGAGTTTATCATTGCAGCAGTGACATTTTCGAAATACAACACGGGTGACAGTGTTTTCTCCTCCTTGCAGAAGAAACTGTGCAACTTTCAGAAAACAAAGTGCAGCGGACGATCAAATGCGAACTATTTACTTAATTTTGACAAAAGTGTATTTTAGGGTTTAGTATCAGTTGTTGGGCAGTAGCATATTGAGTTTCCAATTGTTATTTTGAAGGTCCTGGTGCATTCAAAGAGGTAATTTACGGGAAGGTATGGAGGGAACTGTGCAACACTCTGACCGAAAAATACTGAAGCAGTGGAGGTCGGTGACGAGGCCTCGCCAGTGCTTGCAGACCGCAGAGGCCCGCAGGAGGGAGGATGgccgcagcgggaggcggaggaggatctcccgGAGCATGTCCTCGTGGAGCGGCAGGGATTCGGGATCCGCCGGCGATttgccgcggcggcgacggccgcggcgGGTCATTCCGACGCCATTCCCGCTCGCGTGGATCTGGGGATGGAGGCGGCGGAGGGGCATTCCGGCTAACTCCTCACTGGTGCCGATCTGGGGATGGAGGCGCGGGCTGCGACGGCGGGTCATCTCCTCGCCGCCGAGACCCTAGAGGACAGTGGAAGGAAAATGAACCAAGAGTCGGGTTCGTTCGTTGGTGGATGACTGCACTGACTGAAACTGAGGAACGGATGCGGATTTCTTCTCACTACAACAATCAGTCCGAACAACAACAACGACGACACCACAAAAAGGCTGCATAGTACAACTCGATCAGTCAGCATGAATCTACGGACAGAAAAGTTGCTCATCAAACAATTAGCAAGCCAGATAGATTACTTGCTAGTAGTATTTGGAAAACTCGAGAGCTTCTTCCAGGTCGGTCAGAGTGGGAAGTTGCTCTACTTTGGGATTTTGCAAATCGGAACTAGCCGACGGAACACGTAGCTGCTCAAGTCATCATGCCCTAATCATTTGCCTAATTTCTGCCTTGTGTTCACGCACAATGGCTCCTAATACCTAGCTGGTGATGTATCACTGAGACCATGTAGGTTGATTGTACTTTGCTTGCACCATCGATTCACTATGTTACATGCCCTAAGGCTAGGAAAAAGATGAATGCATACAACCCCGAAGAACGATTGATTGCACTGACCTTCCTCCGCTGGATGCGATCCTCGCCGCCGACCTtcctccgctcccccgccgccgccttccaggcCTTCCAAAGCGCGGCGGTGGGTGCGGATGTCGTCCCCAAGCAGCTCACGTAGGGGGGCGCCCTCTCGGAGTCAGCCTCGCGAGGATCCACGAGGGGCCAGTGCGTTGGAGCGGGACCTCCACGACAAGCTGGTCCGCCGCTTCTACCTCCTCTACCTCCTCCAGGCCTCGCCGGAGGAGCGCGTCGCCATGTGCGAGCCCGTTGGTTGGCGGCCTCCGCTCCCCCACGATCTCCCAAGGCAGATCCGGTACCTGGAGGCGCGAGTGGCGGCCGGCAAGCGTGGGGATGGGATTCCGCCCCTCTGAGCCCCCTGGTGGCGAAGCGCTGCCCCGATCCGCTTCGGAATCAAGCGGATGATGGAGATTCGGGACGCCATGCCCTGTTCATCGGTGGGATCGGACCAGGTGCGGGTTCCCAGGCGAGCCCGTACACTGTTCGGTCGCGGGAGGAGTGCCGGCGGAGTGATTTCGCTACCCCACCCTCATCGACTAGCCGCGCCTCCTCGGTTTCTACTCCTCCATCGCTCCGAGGCTCCCCAATCGCACCTCAACGCTCGCCGCGGCTGGATAATCTGCTCCGACCGCTTCCCCGTGCTGCTCGCCGTCTGACGCTGGCGTTCACGGACCATGGAGATGAGGATGAGGCAGGCGGCTGCAAACCTGCGCCCCCGCATGGCTTCACCAGGCACTCGGCGCTCCGATTCCCCGCCTCGACATCTGTTGGAGGTTTGGGTTGGATCAGGCCGCCGAACTCCCAGGAAGAAGAAAGGAGACCTGCGTCAGATCATCAGGTACATTGGTTCATTGATTCGTTCTTCTCAGAAGCTGGGTCAGACTGCGGTATCGGAGCACAGGAGTTTCAAGCGCAAGCTAAGGTCTGTGGCAGATTGCTCGTCGGGTCCAGACAATGTCCCCCAGCTTCCTCAGCCCCAATCGACGATGATGGTAGAGACAAATGCAGTTGGGCTCCGTTCAAGGTTGGTTCAATCACAATCAGTGGCGCTACCAGAATTGCGTCTGAAACTGCCTCCGTCGTTAGATCCCCGGGGAGAGTCCGTGGTTTTCAGCTTCAGGGATGCGATTGCTGCGGCAACTCTGATCGCTTTGAAAGAGGGATCGACCAACATTGGGAGGAGAATTGCAGAAAGCTTGGATTCAGAAAGCGATGCAGACAGGGCTTGACTTCTCAGGCCTGCCTTGACTGCGCGGGAAGCAACGATAATCAGCTGGGTTCACGAAAAGAAAGGAGGCTCACGTGTAAAGGTGATAAAGGTGACAATGACGCTGATAAGGCTTGGGGATATTTCTTTGGGCAAATTTGGGATTCTGAAGATTACGCCTCTTCTAGGGTTTCTCCTCCTCCCCTTAAAGCGCCGCCACCTCCCATCCTTGTCTGGGTCAGACGTGAGCTTGTCTTGAGGGGAAGTTTTGCTACCTCAGATTGTTTTCCCATCTCTGATGGAGATGATCTTTCCCAACCAGCGCTACACATTTGCCTGAGTGATCACCCCTAGAGCTCCTTGCCAAACCTCTCCTTCTCTAGAGTTGCTGAGATCTGCATCATGTCAGAGAAAGGTAGAGGTCGATGGAAGAACAGAgggggtggtggtagaggaggaaatTGGCAACAACAACAAACCCTCCCTCAACAGATGCCACCACCGGCTCCCTACAACTTTGGGTTCCAACCTCAGATGGTTCCCCCTCAGGGTTTTGTTGGAAGCTTTCCCCCTTATCAAATCCCTCCTCAATGGCAGCAGTTCCCTGGTGGTTTTCCTCCTCAGCAGGTATTCCCCAATCAATTCCCTGGTGCTTGGCAGCCTCCTGGCATGGCACCTGTACCATGGCCTCAGCAGCAACAGTAGCAGCAGGCCCCTCTGAAGCAGAACAAGGATAACAAAGCTCAGAAATACCAGCAGAAAGATAAAGAGGTAGTCAAAGCTGCAGGATTTGATGGAAAATCTCAAGATGGAGCCTCTGTTACTTCCACTGGTTCTGGATCCACTACTACTGGAAAACTGGATCAATATGCTGAAGTCATCTGCTATAATTGTGGGGAACCTGGACATCACAAGGCtgcatcaagatggactcgaagaatatatataagAAATcattgaatcggccttttataccaagttgggcttaattgcacattgtatctgtaatatattagatcgcatctcagTTTAGAGTTAGAATCCTTACTCGTGCAGGTTTGGTGCAACATTAAttgttggactataaatatgtatctagggtttatggaataaacaacaaccaacgttcaacc contains:
- the LOC124696922 gene encoding uncharacterized protein LOC124696922, with product MPLRRLHPQIHASGNGVGMTRRGRRRRGKSPADPESLPLHEDMLREILLRLPLRPSSLLRASAVCKHWRGLVTDLHCFMQSSTHERTTVGGEEMTRRRSPRLHPQIGTSEEVSGMPLRRSPRLHPQIHASGNGVGMTRRGRRCRGKSPADPESLPLHEDMLCEILLRLPPQPSSLLRASAVCEHWRGLVTEPRFLRRFRAHQGKPPLLGVFEPHIWGIKFRSTLDPPDRIPPERFDLQYQIDRRSGIRLGLLGCRHGRVLLLDDKRNKVIVCDPITGEHHRLDVPPAFRGFYIYGAVLCAAVDQGHVHGSCHSSPFNVVLMSLSRGGDKDEYDDEHDYGDTSPMACVYSSETAVWGNLISTMDRCELDEVNPGILIGNALYWSSKSVIPNRNVLHLDYLADDIVEFDLDRQSLAVIKGPPCLNGSLRHQIIRAEDDALGLAIFSHGRFEVWQRWVSCHGGTTWLLHNTFEVHTLLGLPLQIEGSMRKMEILGYDEDNRAIIVFVDGNVYMVQPMSTQFRKLYESRYPIKCHPFASFYTPDLAIPAGCKGVEILHDA